The following proteins are co-located in the Myroides profundi genome:
- a CDS encoding VOC family protein, which yields MMEHKELNLSVVELKSFIPCKDFEVSKAFYTAIGFKIVWQSEELCLLDCGTEKFFLQNFYNQEAAENLMFHLQVENADDWYTHLQNLDLQSKYDIRLTAVEDREWMMRDFVLIDPSGVLWRIAHNI from the coding sequence ATGATGGAACATAAAGAACTTAATTTGTCGGTAGTAGAGCTAAAGTCGTTTATTCCATGTAAGGACTTTGAGGTGTCTAAAGCGTTCTATACAGCTATTGGATTTAAGATAGTATGGCAGAGTGAAGAACTGTGCTTGCTTGATTGTGGAACGGAGAAGTTCTTTTTACAGAATTTTTATAATCAAGAGGCAGCAGAGAATCTAATGTTTCATTTGCAAGTAGAGAATGCAGATGATTGGTACACACATCTGCAAAACCTAGATCTTCAGTCAAAATATGATATCCGACTGACGGCTGTAGAAGATAGGGAGTGGATGATGAGAGACTTTGTATTAATAGATCCTTCTGGAGTGCTGTGGCGTATAGCACATAATATCTAA